In Microvirga lotononidis, a single genomic region encodes these proteins:
- a CDS encoding DUF2188 domain-containing protein, giving the protein MGNCFIEYSVLLDKDLQENSNDKVRYEVVEHDGGWALKVGDVLSGRYAGHDEAREAAERAAAEQRLPGETEDIEYQDKARDWHEEVAQGKNRPETDVTG; this is encoded by the coding sequence ATGGGGAACTGCTTCATCGAATATTCTGTTCTGCTCGATAAGGACTTACAGGAGAACAGCAATGACAAAGTCCGCTATGAAGTTGTGGAGCACGATGGTGGGTGGGCCTTAAAAGTTGGGGACGTCCTCTCAGGGCGTTACGCCGGCCATGATGAGGCTCGAGAGGCGGCCGAGCGAGCCGCTGCCGAACAGAGGCTCCCTGGCGAAACCGAAGACATTGAATATCAGGATAAGGCACGCGACTGGCATGAGGAAGTCGCTCAGGGGAAGAACCGACCAGAGACAGATGTCACCGGTTGA